A region of the Bacillus sp. NP247 genome:
TTTCAACTTTAAAGATTGATTTCCTAGCATTTTTACTAAGACACAAATAGCCCCAATAACAACGGCTATCCCTATACTATATAAAAATACTCTACCATATCCACCTATTCTCGGATCTAAAAATGGATATGGGTACCAATTCACAAATGGACCACGTATTAAGCTATATACAACATATAAAAGCGGGAAAGCAAGCCAACTCGTAGCCTGTTTCCATGTAATGGTCTTCATAGGTGGATTTATAACCCAATCTAAAATCATAGCTAATGGCATGATGTAATGAAGTACAGTATTTACCCACGGTATCGGTGTTTGAAGTGACTCTTCTAATCCCCTTAATAATAAAAA
Encoded here:
- a CDS encoding Pr6Pr family membrane protein, with the translated sequence MSSSKMIAIYRLLLSLLAFSALITQFVTRAQVKPFNPVNFFSFFTIESNILVAVILLLSSFGTATFGHSEQFGVLRGAATVYILTTGLIYFLLLRGLEESLQTPIPWVNTVLHYIMPLAMILDWVINPPMKTITWKQATSWLAFPLLYVVYSLIRGPFVNWYPYPFLDPRIGGYGRVFLYSIGIAVVIGAICVLVKMLGNQSLKLKRNPPY